From Priestia aryabhattai, one genomic window encodes:
- a CDS encoding aspartate aminotransferase family protein: protein MVQVSQNEKDLRAKDEQYVWHGMKPYSPDATIVATKAKGAWITDEQGNRYLDAMAGLWCVNTGYGRDELALAAYEQLKELAYFPLTQSHVPAIKLAEKLNEMLGDDYVIFFSNSGSEANETAFKIVRQYHQQKGEHSRYKFISRYRGYHGNSMGALAATGQAQRKYKYEPLAPGFIHVAPPDSYRGQDDYHAPKEELQSVKDIDNVMTWELSETIAAVIMEPIITGGGILLPPQNYMKGVKETCEKHGALLIVDEVICGFGRTGEAFGFMNYDVKPDIITMAKGITSAYLPLSATAVKKEIYEAFKDSDQYEYFRHVNTFGGSPAACALALKNLEIMERENLFGRSKQLGAYVLSEMKPLIDSHPYVGDVRGKGLLIGIELVADKQTKEPLDVNLVNEVIAKCKSKGVIIGKNGATVAGYNNVLTLSPPLNIEESDIELLLATITYALDSIK from the coding sequence CGATAGTAGCTACAAAAGCAAAAGGGGCTTGGATTACAGATGAACAAGGAAATCGCTACTTAGATGCAATGGCAGGGCTTTGGTGTGTAAATACTGGGTATGGACGGGATGAATTAGCGCTTGCAGCTTATGAACAGCTAAAAGAACTGGCTTATTTTCCACTCACGCAATCTCACGTACCTGCTATCAAACTAGCAGAGAAGCTAAATGAAATGCTAGGTGATGACTATGTTATCTTCTTTTCGAATAGCGGATCGGAAGCCAACGAAACGGCTTTTAAAATTGTGCGTCAGTACCATCAACAAAAAGGAGAGCATTCTCGCTACAAATTTATTTCGCGTTACCGAGGGTATCACGGAAATTCAATGGGCGCACTAGCAGCAACAGGTCAAGCTCAGCGTAAATATAAATATGAACCGCTTGCTCCTGGTTTTATTCACGTTGCGCCGCCTGATTCGTACCGAGGGCAAGATGATTACCATGCGCCAAAAGAAGAGCTTCAATCCGTAAAAGATATTGACAATGTCATGACGTGGGAGCTAAGCGAAACCATTGCCGCTGTTATTATGGAGCCAATTATTACAGGTGGAGGAATTCTTTTACCGCCTCAAAATTATATGAAAGGCGTAAAAGAAACGTGTGAAAAACACGGTGCACTTCTAATTGTAGATGAGGTTATTTGCGGCTTTGGTCGTACAGGAGAAGCCTTTGGTTTTATGAATTACGACGTAAAACCAGATATCATTACCATGGCAAAAGGAATTACAAGCGCATACCTTCCGCTTTCTGCAACCGCTGTTAAAAAAGAAATCTATGAAGCGTTTAAAGATAGCGATCAGTACGAGTATTTTCGCCATGTTAATACATTTGGAGGCAGCCCAGCTGCGTGTGCATTAGCATTAAAGAATTTAGAAATTATGGAGAGAGAAAATCTTTTTGGTCGTTCTAAACAGCTCGGTGCTTACGTATTAAGTGAGATGAAGCCGCTTATTGATAGCCACCCATACGTTGGAGATGTAAGAGGCAAAGGGCTTTTAATCGGAATTGAACTTGTAGCTGATAAGCAAACGAAGGAACCGTTAGACGTTAATCTTGTAAATGAAGTGATTGCCAAATGCAAAAGCAAAGGAGTCATTATTGGTAAAAATGGAGCAACGGTAGCCGGCTATAATAATGTTCTCACGCTCTCACCGCCGTTGAATATTGAGGAAAGTGATATTGAGCTGTTATTAGCTACTATTACGTATGCGCTTGACAGCATCAAATAG